Proteins encoded within one genomic window of Bacillus thuringiensis:
- the opuD gene encoding glycine betaine transporter OpuD: MRKLTKTFIVSLTLCIAFTLWGIIPESIIGKGSLGNVTTAIQTALVSKFGWFYIISVSIILGVSIFLIVSKYGSIRLGKDDDEPDYSYMTWFAMLFSAGMGIGLVFWGVAEPLNHLYAPPFGEGATEESARLALRFSFFHWGLHPWGLYAFVALCIAYFTFRKGKASTISATVGPLFKGGEHGRIAHSFDVLAVFATVFGVATSLGLGAKQIAGGISYLTSIPNSLTTQLVIIAIVTVLFMLSAQTGLDKGIKYLSNTNIILAFALMIIVLFAGPTNFIMNYFTSTIGSYIQELPSMSFRLSPLDEGGNQWIQSWTIFYWAWWIAWSPFVGTFIARVSRGRTIREFVIGVLLVPTVIGALWFSVFGGTGIHMELFGDAHIFEKVKEMGTEVGLFAMFDQMGSFGSALSVLGILLIATFFITSADSATFVLGMLTTHGSLNPPNRIKMIWGIVLAAIASTLLYIGGLEALQTAAIIAAFPFVFVIFFMMAALFKELQKEGRMKRHK; encoded by the coding sequence ATGAGGAAACTGACAAAAACATTCATCGTTTCATTAACATTATGTATTGCATTTACACTTTGGGGGATTATTCCCGAATCTATTATTGGAAAAGGTAGCCTAGGAAATGTAACAACCGCAATTCAAACTGCATTAGTTAGTAAGTTTGGATGGTTTTATATTATTTCTGTTTCTATTATTTTAGGTGTGTCTATCTTTTTAATTGTTTCGAAGTACGGTTCTATTCGTTTAGGTAAAGATGATGACGAACCTGATTATAGTTATATGACATGGTTTGCTATGTTATTTAGTGCTGGTATGGGTATCGGTTTAGTTTTCTGGGGCGTTGCCGAACCATTAAACCATTTATACGCACCTCCGTTTGGAGAAGGGGCAACTGAGGAAAGTGCGCGTCTTGCACTGCGTTTTTCATTTTTCCATTGGGGATTACATCCGTGGGGACTATATGCGTTTGTAGCGTTATGTATTGCTTACTTTACTTTTAGAAAAGGAAAAGCAAGTACGATTAGTGCGACAGTAGGTCCGTTATTTAAGGGCGGGGAACATGGGCGTATTGCTCATTCATTCGATGTGTTAGCTGTTTTCGCGACGGTGTTTGGTGTTGCGACATCATTGGGTCTTGGTGCGAAACAAATTGCAGGTGGTATTAGTTATTTAACATCTATCCCGAATTCATTAACGACACAGTTAGTTATTATTGCAATCGTAACCGTTCTTTTCATGTTATCTGCGCAGACAGGTCTTGATAAAGGAATAAAATATTTAAGTAATACGAACATTATTTTGGCATTTGCACTTATGATAATTGTATTATTTGCAGGTCCAACAAACTTTATTATGAATTACTTCACTTCAACGATTGGTTCTTATATTCAGGAATTGCCAAGTATGAGTTTCCGTTTAAGTCCTTTAGATGAAGGCGGAAATCAATGGATTCAGTCATGGACAATTTTCTATTGGGCATGGTGGATTGCATGGTCACCATTCGTAGGTACATTTATTGCACGTGTTTCACGAGGGCGTACCATTCGTGAGTTTGTTATCGGTGTATTACTCGTACCAACTGTAATTGGTGCACTTTGGTTCTCCGTTTTCGGCGGAACTGGTATTCATATGGAGCTGTTTGGTGATGCACATATCTTTGAAAAAGTGAAAGAGATGGGAACAGAAGTAGGATTATTTGCTATGTTCGATCAGATGGGTAGCTTTGGATCAGCTTTATCGGTTTTAGGTATTTTACTTATTGCAACATTCTTTATTACATCTGCAGATTCTGCAACATTTGTTTTAGGGATGTTAACGACACATGGTAGTTTAAATCCACCAAACCGTATTAAAATGATTTGGGGTATCGTTCTAGCCGCTATAGCTTCTACTTTATTATATATCGGCGGATTAGAAGCCTTGCAAACGGCAGCTATCATTGCGGCATTCCCATTCGTCTTTGTTATTTTCTTTATGATGGCAGCATTGTTTAAAGAGTTACAAAAAGAAGGACGTATGAAGCGACATAAATAA
- a CDS encoding cell wall-binding protein EntA, protein MKKLIGIATAAVFGLGIFTSSANAETVVTTDVLNVRENPTTESKVVGKLLNGNKIDVQNTENGWSKITLDGKDAFVSAEFTKSIYYVTANVLNVRAEANTNSEILGTLKKDDMIETTNQVQNEWLQFEYNGKTAYVHVPFLTGTAPVIEKQEQPAPAKTVAPAKAPVAQAKPAAKPAVKAAETSTPSGGRELTVVATAYTAHPSENGGTYGGRVLTAMGHDLTANPNMKMIAVDPKVIPLGSKVWVEGYGEAIAGDTGGAIKGNRIDILLGSDSAAQKWGRKTVKVKILK, encoded by the coding sequence ATGAAAAAATTAATTGGAATAGCAACAGCAGCAGTTTTTGGTCTTGGGATTTTCACATCATCTGCTAATGCAGAAACTGTTGTAACAACAGACGTACTAAATGTACGCGAAAACCCTACTACTGAATCAAAAGTTGTCGGTAAATTACTAAACGGTAATAAAATAGATGTACAAAATACAGAGAACGGATGGTCAAAAATCACTTTAGATGGTAAAGACGCATTCGTAAGTGCAGAGTTCACAAAAAGCATCTACTACGTAACAGCTAACGTATTAAACGTACGTGCTGAAGCGAACACAAACTCAGAAATCCTTGGGACGCTTAAGAAAGACGATATGATCGAAACAACGAACCAAGTACAAAATGAGTGGTTACAATTCGAATATAACGGGAAAACTGCTTATGTTCACGTTCCTTTCTTAACAGGTACAGCACCTGTTATTGAGAAACAAGAACAACCTGCTCCTGCTAAAACTGTAGCACCAGCTAAAGCACCTGTAGCACAAGCAAAACCAGCTGCTAAGCCTGCTGTGAAAGCTGCTGAAACTAGCACACCTTCTGGTGGTCGTGAGTTAACAGTTGTAGCTACAGCATATACAGCTCATCCGAGTGAAAACGGTGGCACATATGGCGGCCGTGTATTAACTGCAATGGGTCATGACTTAACAGCGAACCCAAACATGAAAATGATCGCTGTTGACCCGAAAGTAATCCCATTAGGATCTAAAGTATGGGTAGAAGGTTACGGAGAAGCTATCGCTGGAGATACTGGCGGTGCAATTAAAGGTAACCGTATCGATATCCTACTTGGATCAGATAGTGCTGCCCAAAAATGGGGACGCAAAACTGTTAAAGTGAAAATTTTAAAATAA
- a CDS encoding DUF3910 family protein has protein sequence MNVQAKVDWIGTPKPYIYKDEVTYDATSIDFSLAGDDNRYKLIVLKSEENTHYKIVKYGIKPGSQKPFPIDMPFEQDMLPIVEQILHDPYVQAVLKESRF, from the coding sequence ATGAATGTACAAGCAAAAGTAGACTGGATCGGTACACCAAAACCGTATATATATAAAGATGAAGTAACATACGACGCTACTTCCATTGATTTCTCACTTGCGGGCGATGACAATCGCTATAAATTAATTGTGCTCAAGTCTGAAGAAAATACACATTACAAAATTGTGAAATACGGCATAAAGCCGGGCTCCCAAAAGCCATTTCCTATTGATATGCCATTTGAGCAAGACATGTTACCAATTGTAGAACAAATATTACATGATCCATATGTACAAGCGGTCTTAAAAGAATCTCGCTTCTAA
- a CDS encoding zinc ribbon domain-containing protein codes for MKFCGKCNKPVADNLNFCSDCGSKVEVIADQTASSRSEVQREIKPVKSKKNIMLLIGFVIIFAILFGAYKFGASKFSKEKQVNVMIEAFQKKDVNAIDEFVKVDDPSLKIKAEDIKGYIRYLKENPSYNKELLSYLQRETVNQNLASDKASFKDGQIIEDGKEWFLYPKYKLNMKSYYMNVSTTAKTAEIYVNDKKETELSNDKTSKEVGPYFPGSYVVKAKAKTELTELETEKEVDLADEKDAKVEVKLSMEGKYVTISSDENDATVFVNGKKRGKLNYGSYNLGPVSTDETVEVHLEKTTDFGMMKSESIKIGDQSTYYLKFPKETSSSAVGDFVRKHLYDNVRAISLNDFSLIESNYDKSGKSYKEDRDYIQYLHKKGITEDLLTMEIRNVERQSETKYKVTTYEEYHIRYGDGSVKFKSFNNDHIVTVNGNGKILYHSLGANNTLKSEEVSGPTR; via the coding sequence TTGAAGTTTTGTGGGAAATGTAATAAACCAGTTGCGGATAATTTGAATTTTTGTTCCGATTGTGGAAGTAAGGTAGAAGTAATTGCTGATCAAACAGCTTCTTCCCGTTCAGAAGTACAACGAGAAATAAAGCCAGTGAAAAGTAAGAAAAATATAATGTTACTTATAGGCTTTGTTATTATCTTTGCTATATTGTTCGGTGCGTATAAATTTGGTGCAAGCAAGTTTTCAAAAGAAAAACAGGTCAATGTTATGATTGAAGCATTCCAAAAGAAAGATGTGAATGCAATTGATGAGTTTGTAAAAGTGGATGATCCGAGTTTGAAAATTAAAGCTGAAGATATTAAGGGATACATTCGTTATTTAAAAGAAAATCCTTCTTATAATAAAGAGCTGCTATCTTATTTACAAAGAGAGACAGTGAATCAAAATCTAGCAAGTGATAAAGCATCATTTAAAGATGGTCAAATTATAGAAGACGGGAAAGAATGGTTCTTATATCCGAAGTATAAATTAAACATGAAATCTTATTATATGAATGTAAGCACGACTGCGAAGACTGCTGAAATTTATGTGAATGATAAGAAAGAGACAGAGCTATCAAATGATAAAACGTCAAAAGAAGTTGGTCCATACTTCCCTGGTTCCTATGTTGTAAAGGCAAAAGCGAAGACGGAATTAACTGAGTTAGAAACAGAAAAAGAAGTGGACTTGGCAGATGAAAAAGATGCGAAAGTGGAAGTTAAATTATCGATGGAAGGAAAGTATGTAACGATTTCTTCTGATGAAAATGATGCAACTGTATTTGTGAACGGTAAAAAACGTGGGAAATTAAATTACGGAAGTTATAATCTTGGTCCTGTATCGACAGACGAAACAGTGGAAGTACACTTAGAGAAGACTACTGATTTTGGTATGATGAAATCTGAAAGTATTAAAATTGGAGACCAAAGCACGTATTATTTAAAATTCCCGAAAGAAACATCGAGTTCGGCTGTTGGTGACTTTGTACGAAAGCATCTTTATGATAATGTGCGTGCGATTTCATTAAATGATTTTAGTCTAATTGAAAGTAATTATGATAAGAGCGGGAAATCGTATAAGGAAGACCGTGATTATATACAATATTTACACAAAAAAGGAATTACGGAAGATTTATTAACAATGGAAATTCGCAATGTAGAGCGTCAAAGTGAAACGAAATATAAAGTAACAACATATGAAGAGTATCATATTCGTTACGGTGATGGATCTGTGAAGTTCAAAAGCTTTAATAATGATCATATCGTTACTGTGAATGGAAATGGAAAGATATTGTACCATTCTCTTGGAGCGAATAATACGTTGAAATCAGAGGAAGTATCTGGTCCAACTCGTTAA
- a CDS encoding zinc ribbon domain-containing protein: MYCKTCGLEQSDVANYCTHDGTSTGSVESEVMLVPKDSKYCRTCGVESQGNATYCEKCGDSLLGIMKKEMKTRLPDEGLPLHISSSGSTLKKGLFGGGLAIVCMFIAGWIGSLIVDAAINDLVKTMLTNMNGMLNMATVDQSFIGIAPLILMYHLIGLEVSGSGAYTMSFILHFPLFILLTIPALILGGIGFFVERRNPSTVWREKLLTSSVIGIVYGIFLCIVSFIASSSTTISQFYQTMTIDIGYSHLVSLLYGIIFGLLFTFIGMCIQAGPHRLLSSMIRSVPYATSIYYSVVTVLKGLLITFGIILITILFSSSKSVGPIDFPEKTYKTLISLEATPYMWNMAHFAPTAIEWGDMDREMRRYSVEKGPLHLSYTSGISINGTSLKDLEVANGANLKRVKEIDDFNSYMHWWGLLILLPCILLFRAGMKLAQYPMKNMYVTIAVFSAVYTVMMLCVNGLAKIHIEASGSKEVMKEFAGISGPLFSIQSSTLHLIVGSFLLSYALTFAGMKLVKK; this comes from the coding sequence ATGTATTGTAAAACTTGTGGTTTAGAACAGTCGGATGTAGCGAATTATTGTACGCATGATGGAACAAGTACAGGTAGTGTAGAAAGTGAAGTTATGTTAGTACCGAAAGACTCAAAGTATTGCCGAACGTGTGGAGTAGAAAGTCAAGGAAATGCTACGTATTGTGAGAAATGCGGGGATTCCTTATTAGGTATTATGAAAAAAGAAATGAAAACAAGATTACCAGATGAAGGTTTACCATTACATATAAGTTCATCTGGAAGTACTTTAAAAAAAGGTTTGTTTGGTGGTGGGCTTGCAATCGTATGTATGTTTATAGCCGGTTGGATTGGCAGCTTAATTGTTGATGCGGCGATTAACGATCTAGTGAAAACGATGCTTACAAATATGAATGGTATGCTGAATATGGCTACTGTCGATCAATCTTTCATCGGCATAGCACCACTAATTTTAATGTATCATTTAATAGGCCTTGAAGTTAGTGGGAGCGGGGCATATACGATGTCATTTATTCTTCATTTCCCATTATTCATTTTGTTAACTATTCCGGCGCTTATATTAGGAGGAATTGGATTCTTTGTAGAGAGACGAAATCCTTCTACTGTTTGGCGTGAGAAGTTACTAACATCAAGTGTTATTGGTATTGTATATGGGATTTTCTTGTGTATCGTAAGCTTTATCGCAAGTTCTTCTACGACAATTTCTCAATTCTATCAAACGATGACAATCGATATTGGTTATTCTCATCTTGTTAGTTTATTGTATGGCATTATATTTGGTTTATTATTTACCTTTATTGGTATGTGCATTCAAGCAGGACCGCATCGTCTATTATCTTCCATGATTCGAAGCGTTCCATATGCAACATCTATTTACTATAGTGTAGTAACTGTATTAAAAGGATTGCTTATTACATTTGGTATTATACTTATTACAATTTTATTTAGCAGTTCAAAGTCAGTGGGACCAATTGATTTTCCTGAGAAAACATATAAAACATTAATTTCATTAGAGGCAACACCATACATGTGGAATATGGCTCACTTTGCTCCAACAGCAATTGAATGGGGAGATATGGATAGAGAAATGAGAAGATATTCAGTGGAGAAAGGTCCATTGCATTTATCTTATACGTCGGGAATATCAATAAATGGTACGTCATTAAAAGATCTGGAAGTTGCTAACGGAGCTAATCTTAAACGAGTAAAAGAAATTGATGACTTCAATTCCTATATGCACTGGTGGGGATTATTAATTTTATTACCATGTATTTTACTATTTAGAGCTGGAATGAAATTAGCTCAATATCCGATGAAAAATATGTACGTAACTATCGCTGTGTTTAGTGCGGTTTATACTGTGATGATGCTTTGTGTAAATGGATTGGCGAAAATTCATATTGAGGCTTCAGGGAGTAAAGAAGTTATGAAGGAGTTTGCTGGGATTTCTGGGCCATTATTCTCTATTCAAAGTAGCACGCTGCATTTAATAGTAGGTAGTTTTCTTCTTTCTTACGCATTAACATTCGCCGGTATGAAGTTAGTAAAAAAATAA
- a CDS encoding zinc ribbon domain-containing protein, translating to MSDLQAKFGNGMNKLQEGIEQGKMKLQVAQEVAQLKRITQEKLQAKTEVLLELGQTVYMQLRNDEVRVDVLTNIIEPVQELDVAIYNTRKQIANLQNQGQKGQCSCSGPLSLNDKFCGQCGKENELLLQTKNDENGSCTSCDEQIATEATFCPVCGMKQSKE from the coding sequence TTGTCAGATTTACAAGCGAAGTTTGGTAACGGTATGAACAAATTGCAAGAGGGAATTGAGCAAGGAAAGATGAAGTTGCAAGTAGCACAGGAGGTTGCACAATTAAAGAGAATTACGCAAGAGAAACTACAGGCGAAAACTGAAGTTTTGCTGGAACTTGGTCAAACGGTATATATGCAACTCCGCAATGATGAAGTTCGAGTAGATGTGTTAACAAATATTATAGAACCAGTACAAGAGCTTGATGTTGCTATTTATAACACGCGTAAGCAAATTGCTAATTTACAGAATCAAGGACAGAAAGGGCAGTGTAGCTGTAGCGGCCCATTATCATTAAATGATAAATTTTGTGGACAGTGCGGGAAAGAAAACGAGTTACTCCTTCAAACAAAAAATGATGAAAACGGATCATGTACTTCATGTGATGAACAAATTGCAACAGAGGCTACATTCTGTCCAGTTTGTGGTATGAAGCAAAGTAAGGAGTGA
- a CDS encoding SWIM zinc finger family protein translates to MLQHSITKDEIMMIANEFVQGLDPQQTADQEHVATARHLYRSGVVYNVDFDGYTLSGTVDAEGSVYSVHIPIRNVAESYCDCFAPTQCEHMLAVLLSAASSFGQVGDVLTLFKNNTKPSLPPIRTARQVLQSSAFEESDYKSWQSYFDNEYESFKKEQARLTYKQMYFLMSIFTDFYTKLERKAPRIIAIHELFRLHAALYCFQKLLEEIQDFEANKTYSYHQPVNVVRLFVDKVESIVRDLQSEAIPSESESILKETARLVHEVFFSTDAYTQERFFIYRHIWSELLHNKEQLQEEEKRIDTKINPLSKALASSHLLFLNDEDLLAMDLLKKQPASVVSLYFYWLEELLNTMQWDRAKNWLSFTYKQVKQTIYEHENTVFIKDIVRLFVIMYETYATHTNEQAGLEMILQELLPYSFANYEQYVLAKKQYRTWTELHLLHGFEAIELLKEPLKDIEKEAPEAALPLYHLAATEAIEERNRKSYRRAVRYLKKLRTLYKRLKRTDEWDAFIIHIANLHSRLRALQEELRKGKLIDDQSN, encoded by the coding sequence ATGCTGCAACACTCAATTACGAAAGATGAAATTATGATGATTGCGAATGAGTTCGTTCAAGGACTAGATCCACAGCAAACAGCTGATCAGGAACATGTCGCTACAGCTCGGCACCTATATCGTAGTGGTGTTGTCTACAATGTTGACTTTGATGGTTATACGCTATCAGGAACTGTAGATGCTGAAGGCAGCGTATATAGCGTCCATATCCCGATTCGTAACGTCGCTGAAAGCTATTGCGATTGTTTCGCACCAACGCAATGTGAGCATATGCTCGCTGTGTTACTATCTGCAGCGTCTAGTTTTGGGCAAGTAGGAGATGTATTAACTTTATTTAAAAATAATACGAAACCTTCCCTTCCTCCTATTCGAACTGCAAGACAAGTATTGCAATCATCAGCTTTTGAGGAAAGCGATTATAAAAGTTGGCAATCATATTTTGATAACGAATATGAATCATTTAAAAAAGAACAAGCTCGGCTTACTTATAAACAAATGTATTTTCTTATGAGTATTTTTACAGACTTCTATACGAAACTCGAACGGAAAGCTCCGCGTATCATTGCGATACATGAGTTGTTCAGGCTACATGCAGCGCTTTATTGCTTTCAAAAATTATTAGAAGAAATTCAGGACTTTGAAGCAAATAAAACGTATTCTTATCATCAGCCTGTTAATGTCGTTCGCCTATTTGTAGATAAAGTGGAATCCATCGTTCGGGACTTACAATCAGAAGCGATTCCTTCAGAGTCTGAATCAATTTTGAAAGAAACTGCTCGTCTCGTTCACGAAGTATTCTTCTCCACCGACGCCTATACGCAAGAGAGATTCTTTATTTATCGTCACATATGGAGTGAACTCTTACACAATAAAGAGCAACTGCAAGAAGAAGAAAAACGAATCGATACAAAAATCAATCCACTTTCCAAAGCATTAGCATCTTCTCATCTACTCTTTTTAAATGACGAAGATTTACTAGCCATGGACTTACTCAAAAAACAGCCTGCTTCTGTTGTAAGTCTGTACTTCTATTGGTTAGAAGAGCTATTAAATACAATGCAATGGGATCGTGCGAAAAACTGGCTTTCCTTTACGTATAAACAAGTGAAACAAACGATATATGAGCACGAAAATACGGTTTTCATCAAAGATATCGTTCGCTTATTTGTCATCATGTACGAAACGTATGCAACCCATACAAATGAACAAGCTGGACTCGAAATGATTTTGCAAGAGCTATTACCATACAGTTTCGCCAACTATGAGCAATATGTACTCGCGAAAAAGCAGTATCGCACATGGACAGAACTTCATCTCTTACATGGGTTTGAAGCAATTGAACTTTTGAAAGAGCCGCTGAAAGATATCGAAAAGGAAGCGCCAGAAGCGGCACTCCCTCTTTATCACCTTGCTGCTACTGAGGCCATTGAAGAGCGAAATCGCAAATCATATAGACGTGCAGTTCGTTACTTAAAGAAATTGCGTACATTATATAAACGATTAAAGCGCACTGATGAATGGGATGCTTTCATTATTCACATCGCAAACTTACATTCACGTCTACGTGCACTACAAGAGGAATTACGGAAAGGAAAATTAATCGATGATCAATCAAACTGA
- a CDS encoding DEAD/DEAH box helicase, with protein MINQTEVTIRLQHVSQGWFLWGEDDSGTPLSVTSWKRNAFTWHSTSFYGTFLKEATFEGKQGVVLTNAQAFEYIANKPMNSFAHIQMNGPITALTKDANELWDAFVSGSFVPDMERWPKQPSWKVQHTPIEDDTLASLFSSAVNESILQDNRSNDGWEDAKRLYEHYDFTKRQLDAALHEEDWLRKIGYIEDDLPFTIGLRLQEPQEEFEMWKLETIVTPKRGAHRIYVYESIDSLPKRWHDYEERILETQEGFSRLVPWLKDGDTFRSELFETEAWNFLTEASNELLAAGITILLPSWWQNLKATKPKLRVQLKQNATQTQSFFGMNTLVNFDWRISTNGIDLSESEFFELVEQNKRLFNINGQWMRLDPAFIEEVRKLMNRADKYGLEMKDVLQQHLSNTAETEVVEEDSPFTDIEIELDGYYEDLFQKLLHIGDIPKVDVPSSLNATLRPYQQHGIEWLLYLRKLGFGALLADDMGLGKSIQTITYLLYIKENNLQTGPALIVAPTSVLGNWQKEFERFAPNLRVQLHYGSNRAKGESFKDFLQSADVVLTSYALAQLDEEELSTLCWDAVILDEAQNIKNPHTKQSKAVRNLPANHKIALTGTPMENRLAELWSIFDFINHGYLGSLGQFQRRFVSPIEKDRDEGKIQQVQRFISPFLLRRTKKDQTVALNLPDKQEQKAYCPLTGEQASLYEQLVQDTLQNVEGLSGIERRGFILLMLNKLKQICNHPALYLKETEPKDIIERSMKTSTLMELIENIKDQNESCLIFTQYIGMGNMLKNVLEEHFGQRVLFLNGSVPKKERDKMIEQFQNGTYDIFILSLKAGGTGLNLTAANHVIHYDRWWNPAVENQATDRAYRIGQKRFVHVHKLITTGTLEEKIDEMLERKQSLNNAVITSDSWMTELSTDELKELLGV; from the coding sequence ATGATCAATCAAACTGAAGTAACAATTAGGCTCCAGCACGTTAGTCAAGGTTGGTTCCTTTGGGGAGAAGATGACAGCGGTACTCCATTATCCGTAACAAGCTGGAAACGAAATGCATTTACATGGCACTCTACTTCCTTCTACGGTACGTTTCTAAAAGAAGCAACCTTTGAAGGAAAACAAGGTGTTGTACTAACAAACGCACAAGCATTTGAATACATCGCGAATAAACCGATGAATTCATTTGCCCATATTCAAATGAACGGTCCTATTACAGCACTTACGAAAGATGCAAATGAATTATGGGATGCCTTCGTCAGCGGTAGCTTCGTACCCGATATGGAGCGTTGGCCCAAACAACCATCTTGGAAAGTTCAACATACACCGATTGAAGATGACACATTAGCATCTCTTTTCTCATCCGCGGTAAATGAAAGTATATTACAAGATAACCGTTCGAACGACGGATGGGAAGATGCAAAGAGACTTTATGAACATTACGACTTTACGAAAAGACAATTGGACGCAGCACTACATGAAGAAGATTGGCTTCGAAAAATTGGTTACATTGAAGATGACCTTCCCTTTACAATTGGCCTAAGGCTACAAGAGCCGCAAGAAGAATTTGAAATGTGGAAGCTTGAAACAATTGTTACACCAAAGCGCGGGGCTCATCGCATATATGTATATGAGAGTATCGATTCTTTGCCAAAACGATGGCACGATTATGAAGAACGTATTCTTGAAACACAAGAAGGCTTCAGTAGACTTGTACCGTGGTTAAAAGACGGTGATACATTCCGAAGTGAACTCTTTGAAACAGAAGCATGGAACTTCTTAACAGAAGCAAGTAACGAATTACTTGCCGCAGGTATTACGATTTTATTACCATCGTGGTGGCAAAATTTAAAAGCGACAAAACCAAAATTACGTGTGCAGTTGAAGCAAAATGCCACACAAACGCAATCTTTCTTCGGTATGAATACACTCGTTAATTTTGACTGGCGTATTTCAACGAACGGCATTGATTTATCAGAAAGCGAATTTTTCGAACTTGTTGAACAAAACAAACGGTTATTCAATATAAATGGTCAATGGATGAGACTAGATCCAGCCTTTATTGAAGAAGTACGAAAGCTCATGAACCGTGCCGATAAGTATGGACTCGAAATGAAAGATGTCCTTCAGCAACATTTATCAAACACTGCTGAAACAGAAGTTGTAGAAGAGGATAGTCCGTTTACCGATATTGAAATTGAACTAGATGGATATTATGAAGATCTATTCCAAAAACTATTGCACATTGGAGATATTCCAAAAGTAGATGTCCCTTCTTCACTAAACGCAACACTCCGTCCGTATCAACAACATGGCATTGAGTGGTTATTATATTTAAGGAAGCTTGGGTTCGGCGCATTATTAGCTGACGATATGGGGCTTGGAAAAAGTATTCAAACGATCACTTACTTACTATATATAAAAGAGAACAATCTCCAAACAGGTCCTGCCTTAATCGTGGCACCGACATCTGTTCTTGGAAATTGGCAAAAAGAATTTGAACGTTTCGCACCAAATTTACGTGTTCAGTTACATTATGGAAGTAACCGTGCGAAAGGCGAATCATTTAAAGACTTCCTTCAATCAGCAGATGTTGTATTAACATCTTATGCATTGGCTCAGCTTGATGAAGAAGAACTTAGTACGTTATGCTGGGATGCTGTTATTTTGGATGAAGCGCAAAATATTAAAAATCCACATACGAAACAGTCAAAAGCAGTGCGAAACTTGCCAGCTAATCACAAAATTGCTTTAACCGGTACACCGATGGAAAACCGACTTGCCGAGCTTTGGTCTATTTTCGACTTCATTAATCACGGATATCTCGGCAGCTTAGGACAATTCCAACGCCGCTTCGTCTCACCGATTGAAAAAGATCGTGACGAAGGAAAAATCCAACAAGTTCAACGTTTTATCTCGCCATTTTTACTACGACGTACGAAGAAAGATCAAACAGTCGCATTAAACTTACCAGATAAACAAGAACAGAAAGCTTATTGTCCACTTACCGGTGAACAAGCTTCCTTATATGAACAACTTGTTCAAGATACATTGCAAAATGTAGAAGGATTAAGCGGGATTGAAAGACGCGGATTTATATTACTAATGCTGAACAAACTTAAACAAATTTGTAATCACCCTGCTCTTTATTTAAAAGAAACAGAACCGAAAGACATCATTGAACGTTCCATGAAAACGAGCACGCTAATGGAACTAATTGAAAATATAAAAGATCAAAATGAAAGTTGCTTAATCTTCACACAATACATTGGTATGGGCAACATGCTAAAAAATGTGTTAGAAGAACATTTCGGTCAGCGCGTCCTCTTCTTAAACGGTAGTGTACCGAAGAAAGAACGTGACAAAATGATCGAGCAGTTCCAAAACGGAACGTATGACATTTTCATCTTATCGTTAAAAGCAGGCGGAACTGGCTTAAACTTAACAGCTGCCAACCATGTCATTCACTATGACCGTTGGTGGAACCCAGCTGTAGAAAACCAAGCAACAGACCGCGCATATCGTATTGGTCAAAAACGCTTCGTTCACGTTCATAAACTTATTACAACGGGAACACTCGAAGAGAAAATTGATGAAATGTTAGAGAGAAAACAATCACTAAACAACGCCGTCATTACAAGCGATAGTTGGATGACCGAACTATCTACAGATGAACTAAAAGAATTGCTTGGTGTATAA